One part of the Saprospiraceae bacterium genome encodes these proteins:
- a CDS encoding serine hydrolase, giving the protein MKNILITILFFCFLNLSYGQQNGQKAWVDSVLNKLSVEQKLGQLFVIRSFATNTDESLQNILSLIQNYHVGGVCFFKGTIPKMIELNNLYQSNASIPLLMSMDAEWGLGMRMLDGFSFPKQMSLGAIQDNQLVYKMGKEMGYQLKSVGIHMNYAPVLDINNNINNPVINERSFGSNRKQVLAKSFALMQGMQDAGVLASLKHFPGHGDTEIDSHHDLPTLSYSKKRIDSLEMFPFKGILNFNPASIMVGHLNIPSLDSSSQLPATLSKRIIIDYLRNSLGYQGLIITDALEMKGITKTFSTGEIAIKAFQAGNDILLLSENVPEAVAALKQALVDQLISETELNEKVTRILIAKYKVGLHHLKPILLDTLGLKMSTRRSKVLKEQIFKKAITLARDPNKLVPIQKIPSNIISLNLNAPLNNIYQKRLQDYTNVNTYSINTLQELTPEIENALQNSELILISVHKLNYLAAKNYGLNLELIQKLNSILVYKKNIINFFGCPYASMYFPTSSSMLLLYEDNDFTQDLAAQLLFGADAILGNSPITAGMYLTEGKGIHRPSLSRIGFSFPESQGMNMDTLQKIDSIAYELIFNKAAPGCQVVVIKNQQVVFRKAYGYFTYDSVQTVENQTMYDVASLTKIICSAPILMILNDRNLIQFQSTFSRYLPEFSTSNKSDLSIKDFMLHQGKLVSWIPFYKSTLTQPDSINRFNPSYYSTSPSLKFNIPVCDSFYLLSSFRDSIFTKILESNRLNEKKYLYSDIGFYFLPKLILKQTKQSFENFYLRNLIIPIGLRFTTFNPLFHHFEKNQIAPTEIDNYFRHREIRAYVHDMGAAMLGGVSGHAGVFSTATEVAMILQLFLNKGNYGGIEYITAGTVSKCIERDPEFSRRALLFDMPELQETDLPYVSRFASKKTFGHQGFTGTCAWADPENQLIFVFLSNRTYQDSKSNLLHKNRYRTKIQDLIYRSIESTKNKSLN; this is encoded by the coding sequence ATGAAAAACATTTTAATTACTATCCTTTTCTTTTGCTTTTTGAATTTATCATATGGTCAACAAAATGGTCAAAAAGCATGGGTAGATAGTGTCTTAAATAAGCTCTCGGTAGAGCAAAAATTAGGTCAGTTATTCGTAATCCGATCCTTTGCTACGAATACAGACGAATCCCTCCAAAATATTCTTTCCTTGATTCAAAATTATCATGTGGGAGGTGTTTGTTTCTTTAAAGGGACCATTCCAAAAATGATAGAATTAAATAATTTATATCAATCTAATGCTAGCATTCCGCTACTCATGAGTATGGATGCAGAATGGGGATTAGGGATGCGAATGCTAGACGGATTTTCATTTCCAAAACAAATGAGCCTTGGTGCCATTCAAGACAACCAGTTAGTTTATAAAATGGGAAAAGAAATGGGTTATCAATTGAAAAGCGTTGGAATCCATATGAATTATGCACCCGTTCTAGACATCAATAATAATATCAATAATCCGGTGATCAATGAGCGTTCCTTTGGCTCCAATCGAAAACAAGTTCTTGCCAAATCGTTTGCTTTAATGCAAGGTATGCAAGATGCTGGTGTACTTGCATCTTTAAAACATTTTCCAGGGCATGGAGATACAGAAATTGATTCCCATCATGATTTGCCAACTTTAAGTTATTCAAAAAAGAGAATTGATAGTCTTGAGATGTTTCCTTTTAAAGGCATTTTAAACTTTAATCCGGCATCTATCATGGTTGGACATTTAAATATCCCTTCCCTTGATTCTTCAAGCCAATTGCCCGCCACCTTATCGAAACGAATCATTATAGATTATTTAAGAAATTCCCTTGGCTATCAAGGATTAATTATTACGGATGCATTAGAAATGAAAGGCATTACAAAAACATTTTCAACGGGTGAAATTGCAATCAAAGCGTTTCAGGCAGGCAATGATATACTTTTATTAAGTGAAAATGTACCAGAAGCTGTTGCAGCATTAAAACAAGCCTTAGTAGATCAGTTGATTTCTGAAACAGAATTAAATGAAAAAGTTACCCGCATTTTGATTGCAAAATATAAAGTTGGTTTACATCATTTGAAACCGATTCTATTGGATACCCTGGGTCTCAAAATGTCTACTCGCAGATCGAAAGTATTGAAAGAACAAATTTTTAAAAAAGCAATCACATTAGCCCGGGATCCTAATAAACTGGTTCCAATACAAAAAATTCCATCCAATATTATTTCTTTAAATTTGAATGCCCCACTGAATAATATTTATCAAAAAAGATTACAGGATTATACCAATGTAAATACCTATTCTATTAATACTTTACAAGAACTTACGCCTGAAATAGAAAATGCACTTCAGAATTCCGAGCTCATCCTTATTTCAGTACACAAGTTAAATTATCTGGCAGCAAAAAACTATGGATTAAATTTAGAACTCATACAAAAGCTCAATTCCATATTAGTTTATAAAAAAAATATTATTAATTTTTTTGGTTGTCCGTATGCGAGTATGTATTTTCCTACTTCAAGTAGTATGCTGCTCCTGTATGAAGATAATGATTTTACACAGGATTTAGCAGCGCAATTATTATTTGGTGCAGATGCAATTCTTGGAAATTCTCCAATTACAGCAGGAATGTATTTAACAGAAGGCAAAGGAATCCATAGACCTTCCTTATCAAGAATTGGATTTAGCTTTCCCGAATCTCAAGGAATGAATATGGATACCCTTCAGAAAATTGACAGTATTGCGTATGAATTAATTTTTAATAAAGCTGCACCTGGTTGTCAGGTTGTTGTAATTAAAAATCAACAGGTAGTTTTTAGAAAGGCGTACGGATATTTTACGTATGATTCGGTTCAAACCGTTGAAAATCAAACTATGTATGACGTTGCTTCACTAACTAAAATTATCTGCAGTGCACCTATTTTAATGATATTGAATGATCGCAATCTAATTCAATTTCAATCGACTTTTTCGCGCTATTTACCTGAATTTTCAACCAGCAATAAATCTGATTTAAGTATTAAAGATTTCATGTTGCATCAAGGTAAGTTAGTATCCTGGATACCATTTTACAAATCAACTTTAACACAGCCTGATTCCATAAATCGTTTCAATCCATCCTATTATAGCACAAGCCCTTCCCTAAAATTTAATATTCCTGTCTGTGATAGTTTTTATCTGCTTTCAAGTTTTAGAGATTCTATTTTTACAAAAATCCTGGAATCTAATCGTTTAAATGAGAAAAAATATTTATATTCTGATATCGGTTTTTACTTTTTGCCTAAACTTATTTTGAAGCAAACCAAGCAAAGTTTTGAGAATTTCTATTTGCGAAATTTAATAATTCCAATAGGATTGCGTTTTACTACGTTTAATCCACTATTCCATCATTTTGAAAAAAATCAAATTGCACCAACTGAAATAGACAACTATTTTAGACATCGTGAAATAAGAGCCTACGTTCATGATATGGGTGCTGCCATGTTAGGTGGTGTAAGTGGACATGCAGGTGTATTTTCTACAGCTACCGAGGTTGCAATGATCTTGCAATTATTTTTAAATAAGGGAAATTACGGCGGCATTGAATATATAACGGCCGGCACGGTTTCAAAATGTATTGAACGCGATCCTGAATTCTCCAGAAGAGCATTGCTTTTTGATATGCCTGAATTGCAAGAAACGGACTTGCCTTATGTTTCCAGATTTGCATCTAAAAAAACATTTGGTCACCAGGGATTTACGGGTACTTGTGCCTGGGCAGATCCAGAAAATCAACTTATATTTGTTTTTTTATCCAATCGTACCTATCAAGATTCAAAATCGAATTTATTACATAAAAACAGATATAGAACAAAAATTCAGGACCTTATATATCGTTCTATTGAAAGTACTAAAAATAAGAGCTTAAACTAA
- a CDS encoding glycosyltransferase family 39 protein, giving the protein MTTGIPSFIQVFFYDGKFHKLFLVLFSFLLYVNTLGHEFVLDDGIVITENKFVKSGISGISNILTKDSFYGFFKKEGKEKLVAGGRYRPMSLIFFAILYQLFGEDSQIFHFFSILAYGLLGLIIYSTLKSLLKNYDPSFGMPLAFVTSLIFIAHPIHTECVANIKGLDEILALLFSMLSFYFSLRYFDSQKLTDLLFSGALLLFGLLSKENAISYVFIIPCASYLIYKQKNKSLFWLSASLCLATIIFVIMRSNILGFNPFSTVSKELMNNPFLKYQNGIATPMDFGEKFGIIGYTLYEYIRLLFFPHPLTHDYYPKQIPTLGLWSIQSILCYLCYSIILFYAWIKRNINPEITISALCFMLPLGLVSNILFPIGTNMGERFLFMPSLGFSIFISYLLFKYFRLKLNIIFYILCPLILGYAIKTFVRNPAWHDNETLFKTDAKTSVNSAKIHNGIAGILLEKVPEMKDTAAIRSITNIAKKELDIALKIHPLYMEANLQLGNVYFFNKNYDEAILQYNKVLKSLPEDEDAFKNLQYALREKGRQIAMLTGNVPLAKDYLKQSLGMNPDDLEATMLMGIAEGSTGNTEEAIKYFRKVLVKEPKNAQAYFNLGITYKNANQITKSDSFFNQAFILDSKIYEKNGADKK; this is encoded by the coding sequence ATGACTACCGGTATTCCATCTTTTATTCAAGTATTTTTTTACGATGGAAAATTTCATAAATTGTTTCTGGTATTATTTTCCTTTCTATTATATGTTAACACTTTAGGGCATGAATTTGTATTGGATGATGGAATTGTTATAACAGAAAATAAATTTGTAAAATCTGGAATATCTGGTATCTCAAATATCCTAACAAAGGATTCATTTTACGGATTTTTTAAAAAAGAAGGAAAAGAAAAACTTGTTGCTGGTGGGCGATACCGACCGATGAGTTTAATATTTTTTGCAATTTTATATCAACTTTTCGGAGAAGATTCACAAATCTTTCATTTTTTTTCTATTCTGGCTTATGGTTTATTAGGCTTGATTATATATAGTACTTTAAAATCATTACTAAAAAATTATGATCCAAGTTTCGGAATGCCATTGGCATTTGTGACCAGTCTAATTTTTATTGCACATCCAATACATACAGAATGCGTTGCTAATATTAAAGGCCTTGATGAAATTTTAGCACTTCTGTTTTCTATGCTTTCCTTTTATTTTTCTTTGCGATATTTTGATTCCCAAAAACTTACAGATCTTCTATTTTCAGGAGCGCTATTGCTTTTTGGATTGCTTTCAAAAGAAAATGCAATTTCCTATGTTTTCATTATCCCGTGTGCTTCTTATTTGATTTATAAACAAAAAAACAAATCCCTGTTTTGGCTGTCTGCAAGTCTATGTTTAGCAACCATAATATTTGTCATTATGAGGTCAAATATCCTTGGGTTTAATCCATTTTCAACAGTATCTAAAGAACTTATGAATAATCCGTTTTTGAAATATCAAAATGGGATTGCCACTCCAATGGATTTTGGAGAAAAATTTGGAATTATTGGTTATACTTTATATGAATATATTCGTTTATTATTTTTTCCACATCCTCTTACGCATGATTACTACCCAAAACAAATTCCAACTTTAGGCCTCTGGTCAATTCAATCGATATTGTGTTATCTATGCTATAGTATAATTCTATTTTATGCTTGGATTAAAAGAAATATAAATCCTGAGATTACTATTTCTGCATTATGTTTCATGCTGCCCTTAGGTTTGGTTTCAAATATTTTATTTCCTATTGGCACAAATATGGGTGAACGATTTTTATTTATGCCATCCCTTGGATTTAGTATCTTTATAAGTTATCTATTATTTAAATATTTTCGTTTAAAATTAAATATAATTTTTTATATACTTTGTCCATTAATTCTAGGATACGCTATTAAAACCTTCGTTAGAAATCCAGCATGGCATGATAACGAAACTTTATTTAAAACGGATGCTAAAACTTCTGTAAACAGCGCTAAAATTCATAATGGTATCGCAGGAATTTTATTAGAAAAAGTACCTGAGATGAAGGATACTGCAGCGATTCGATCGATTACAAATATCGCTAAAAAAGAATTAGACATAGCCCTTAAAATTCATCCTCTTTATATGGAAGCGAACTTACAATTAGGGAATGTGTATTTCTTTAATAAAAATTATGATGAAGCGATTCTGCAATACAATAAAGTTTTAAAGAGCCTTCCGGAAGATGAAGACGCATTTAAAAATTTACAATATGCCTTAAGGGAAAAAGGCAGGCAAATAGCTATGTTAACAGGCAATGTTCCATTGGCTAAAGATTATCTTAAACAATCCTTGGGCATGAACCCAGATGATCTAGAAGCTACGATGCTTATGGGAATAGCAGAAGGCTCTACGGGTAATACGGAGGAAGCAATAAAATATTTTCGAAAAGTATTAGTGAAAGAACCTAAAAATGCACAAGCATATTTCAATTTAGGTATTACTTATAAAAATGCAAATCAAATTACCAAATCAGATTCATTTTTTAATCAGGCATTTATATTGGATTCGAAGATTTATGAAAAAAACGGAGCAGATAAAAAATGA
- a CDS encoding YebC/PmpR family DNA-binding transcriptional regulator — MGRIFEVRKHKMFARYAKMSKQFSRVSKEVFMAVKAAGPNPDNNSRLRAAIQNAKSFNMPKDRLDAAIKKASSKDEKDLEIMTYEGYGPYGIAVLVETATDNPTRTVANIRMYFNKYGGSLGTSGAVEYLFEHKCNFRIRKTATIDPESLELDLIDAGCEELSVDGDEIIIYGPFDSFGSMQQYFEAHEIEIIASGFDRIPTATKKLTPEQEEEVNKMLDKIEEDEDVQNVYSTIE; from the coding sequence ATGGGTCGTATTTTTGAAGTTAGAAAACATAAGATGTTTGCTCGTTATGCTAAAATGAGTAAGCAATTCTCAAGAGTAAGCAAGGAAGTGTTTATGGCTGTGAAAGCAGCTGGGCCCAATCCAGATAATAATTCCCGTCTCCGCGCGGCAATTCAGAATGCTAAGTCATTCAATATGCCGAAAGATAGACTCGATGCAGCTATTAAAAAAGCTTCGTCCAAAGATGAAAAAGATCTTGAAATTATGACCTATGAAGGATATGGTCCTTATGGCATTGCCGTACTTGTTGAAACCGCTACAGATAATCCAACAAGAACCGTAGCAAACATCCGGATGTATTTCAATAAATATGGAGGAAGCCTTGGCACCAGTGGTGCAGTGGAATACTTATTTGAACATAAATGTAATTTCAGAATTCGAAAAACCGCCACGATCGATCCTGAATCGTTAGAATTAGATTTGATTGATGCGGGTTGTGAAGAGCTCTCTGTGGATGGTGATGAAATTATAATTTATGGCCCTTTTGATTCCTTTGGTAGCATGCAGCAATATTTTGAAGCACATGAAATTGAGATTATAGCTTCTGGATTTGACAGAATCCCTACTGCTACAAAAAAATTAACTCCAGAACAAGAAGAAGAAGTCAATAAAATGTTAGATAAAATTGAAGAAGATGAAGATGTACAAAATGTTTACAGCACCATCGAATAA